A part of Legionella sainthelensi genomic DNA contains:
- a CDS encoding TrbC/VirB2 family protein, which translates to MNQAFNINYRSLLIMGTIVLLLLLITHPACASSAGGGLPFDSYLTKIQKSITGPFAFTAAIIGLVGAGATLIFGGEMNGFLRTLLFIVLVLSFLVAAQNTMTAITGKGAEIAKPSVSKTAMETQP; encoded by the coding sequence ATGAACCAAGCATTTAATATAAATTATCGAAGTCTATTGATAATGGGAACTATTGTTTTATTGCTTCTGTTAATAACACATCCTGCTTGTGCATCAAGCGCAGGTGGAGGTTTACCATTTGACTCCTATTTAACCAAAATACAAAAATCCATTACCGGACCATTTGCCTTTACTGCTGCGATTATTGGTTTGGTTGGCGCAGGAGCTACTCTGATTTTCGGTGGTGAAATGAATGGTTTTTTGCGAACCCTTCTCTTTATTGTATTGGTGCTTTCATTCTTAGTTGCAGCTCAAAATACCATGACAGCAATTACAGGCAAAGGAGCCGAAATTGCTAAACCTTCCGTCTCAAAAACAGCTATGGAGACACAGCCATGA
- a CDS encoding conjugal transfer protein TrbD, with translation MSLRSIPIRRCGNRPSLFMGGDRELVMFSGLLSAILIFAAQDWLAAIFGFALWFLSLKGLRLMAKADPKMRAVYLRQRGYQAYYPARSTPFRNNKRGYL, from the coding sequence ATGAGTCTTCGTAGCATTCCTATACGCAGATGTGGTAACCGCCCAAGTCTTTTTATGGGTGGTGACCGCGAGCTGGTTATGTTTTCAGGATTACTTTCAGCAATCTTAATATTCGCAGCACAAGATTGGCTTGCCGCTATTTTTGGCTTTGCTCTTTGGTTTTTATCTTTAAAAGGTTTAAGGCTTATGGCAAAAGCCGATCCTAAAATGCGCGCCGTTTATCTGAGACAAAGAGGCTATCAGGCCTATTACCCAGCGCGTTCAACCCCTTTTCGTAATAATAAAAGGGGTTATTTATGA